From Roseibium alexandrii DFL-11, the proteins below share one genomic window:
- a CDS encoding tyrosine-type recombinase/integrase has protein sequence MDIPALTESSIKKITVEKPIDINDTGAGRVGILKLRVTPAGKKTWVCRFRSPVEVGKDGKGKNRRLELGEWPALPVKDARKKALAVKAIVDGGDDPTLRKELKGAETIRDLVAWYMTIIDLKPNTLRERERQLDNVILPKVGDIRLSKVNYSVLASVWEPYEVADKKRMASALFATLRHLFNEAHERGRIAENPLLGRKLKIKPVRRKRYLRVNETINEVAAFWHGLDAVPLDQVTKIALRLRLLTGQRTEEIYGMRESEFIADDLWFLSADRTKNGEEHIVPMSPMALDLINEARALAQRKRGDETDLIFPSLTRSIPKRWVPTAVGVMSKAINRNYEAMGLEHFTPHDLRRTLSTHCSRIGCRAEAVERFVNHISGHRAGVAGTYNVGDDHEHIGAMRGVAMAWEAELKRLIAT, from the coding sequence ATGGACATCCCAGCACTTACCGAAAGCAGTATCAAAAAGATCACCGTCGAGAAGCCGATCGATATCAACGACACCGGCGCCGGGCGTGTTGGCATCCTAAAGCTGCGCGTAACACCGGCCGGAAAGAAAACCTGGGTTTGCCGGTTCCGATCGCCGGTTGAGGTAGGTAAGGACGGCAAGGGCAAGAATCGCCGACTGGAGCTGGGCGAGTGGCCAGCATTGCCGGTGAAGGATGCCCGCAAGAAGGCGCTCGCAGTGAAAGCCATTGTAGATGGCGGTGACGATCCGACACTCCGGAAAGAGCTCAAAGGTGCGGAGACGATCCGGGATCTGGTCGCGTGGTATATGACGATCATCGATCTGAAGCCAAACACGCTGCGCGAGCGCGAGCGGCAACTCGATAACGTGATCCTTCCCAAGGTTGGCGACATAAGGCTCTCAAAGGTGAATTACAGCGTCCTGGCGTCGGTCTGGGAGCCTTATGAGGTTGCGGATAAAAAGCGGATGGCGTCGGCACTGTTCGCAACGCTCCGGCATCTGTTCAATGAGGCCCATGAGCGCGGCCGGATTGCCGAAAACCCATTGCTTGGCCGGAAGCTGAAAATCAAACCAGTACGGCGCAAGCGTTATCTGCGCGTCAATGAAACCATAAACGAGGTGGCAGCGTTCTGGCATGGGTTGGACGCGGTTCCACTTGATCAAGTGACAAAGATCGCTCTCCGGCTCCGGCTACTTACCGGCCAGCGGACAGAGGAGATTTACGGGATGCGGGAATCTGAATTCATCGCAGATGATCTGTGGTTCCTGTCCGCTGATCGAACCAAGAACGGCGAGGAGCATATCGTGCCGATGTCACCGATGGCGCTCGACCTGATCAATGAGGCGCGGGCGTTGGCGCAACGAAAGCGCGGCGATGAAACCGATCTGATCTTTCCATCCCTGACACGATCGATTCCCAAGCGATGGGTTCCAACGGCGGTGGGTGTGATGTCGAAAGCGATCAACCGAAACTATGAGGCCATGGGGCTGGAGCACTTCACACCGCACGATTTGCGCCGGACGCTCTCGACGCACTGCAGCCGGATAGGTTGCCGGGCGGAGGCTGTCGAGCGGTTTGTGAACCACATTTCAGGGCATCGGGCAGGGGTGGCTGGCACTTACAACGTGGGCGACGATCACGAACATATTGGAGCGATGCGGGGCGTGGCGATGGCTTGGGAGGCTGAGTTAAAACGACTGATCGCCACATGA
- a CDS encoding helix-turn-helix transcriptional regulator — protein sequence MDMQLISPAEVCKRFGIGIATLARIRKRDESFPKPFKLSGSRIGFAEHELTAWLESRRAVT from the coding sequence ATGGACATGCAACTTATATCCCCCGCCGAAGTCTGCAAGAGGTTCGGCATCGGCATCGCCACCCTTGCCCGCATTCGGAAGCGGGACGAAAGCTTTCCTAAACCGTTCAAGCTGTCTGGAAGCCGTATAGGCTTTGCTGAGCATGAATTGACCGCATGGCTTGAATCGCGCCGGGCGGTGACATGA
- a CDS encoding helix-turn-helix transcriptional regulator — protein sequence MHTIDITGVAELCLVSERTAEKYVAIPTFPAAMRPGGRSRIWDRDEVVAWLRDQKDDRQLIGKLSDEYRAEDGSELDPPKMTSPVEARAFKPQLFDRDKAWNEKGPAPIALKISEVIDRLGAVKSEHGDIAVFAGQNEITAESIHVDPAESHDNFPGRVCL from the coding sequence ATGCACACAATCGATATCACCGGCGTGGCTGAGCTATGCCTCGTAAGCGAGCGCACTGCGGAGAAGTACGTCGCAATCCCGACTTTCCCGGCGGCTATGCGCCCAGGTGGGCGCTCTCGCATCTGGGATCGCGATGAGGTGGTCGCATGGCTGCGGGATCAAAAGGACGATCGCCAGTTGATCGGCAAACTTTCCGATGAATACCGCGCGGAGGACGGCAGCGAGCTGGACCCGCCGAAAATGACATCGCCCGTCGAAGCGCGCGCGTTCAAGCCGCAGTTATTTGATCGTGACAAGGCGTGGAATGAAAAGGGACCGGCGCCGATCGCTCTCAAGATCAGTGAGGTTATTGACCGCCTGGGAGCCGTCAAAAGCGAGCATGGTGATATCGCTGTTTTTGCCGGGCAGAACGAAATCACGGCGGAAAGCATCCATGTTGACCCGGCTGAGTCGCATGACAATTTCCCTGGGCGTGTTTGCTTGTAA
- a CDS encoding bifunctional DNA primase/polymerase, whose amino-acid sequence MPAAAYDPNILAETGKNQAPCETQAPQDSPFHTAAPKLAAAGFAFLQVAYGGKLPARANKVRHPWQPDEEFAWIARRPGLPYPECGDPVYRPLDGWQNVTAETAVERLSDNLRNPYPHNIGVLLNDGLVCVDVDTDHPGIVDAVEDWARSLGGDYVAKVGGKGVSVFVRLEDPDLHLPGKLHVGDHLIDILASGRQTIVPPSMHTSGKRYRWVGDVALEDSSLDDLPSLNETAWQALLDALGVHGDLAGKGSALGSGQSYEKDGFSKYLEDLATESFDHMARWMRPLELARIQRVGNGFRAVNTTRKSSTNRPTAQRTQWLEISPGRVVDKATGVYGIAKLYQAKFGVSYNEAENMLFELFQDEIDEEFPPWEPAPRPQPDPDTPKPIDKSAKPGMQRHKEGKHARLNDSLQAGTEVFEAINKQFLKAVRKWWAAKGEVRKANKKIRESNEAFDIGPKQELLAHPEPPRRVVNGSAGLGKSQNAYMLATELLKITGNRSEPGRILWRIPDHGLARQAVKELSGYLKAEGFNPDEIIGHYKGPDQLVDPESDDSTFMCPRKLERAELTIAGGSGNDLCGDGATGFCPHAARWIPDEFLGKPEDEIPEFKREAPVCGYHKQNCAGKRIVIVAGDASIENLPSGTYRLDDGKRTFYGEFDLVVIDEVTPTSFIDTRKGVNVESLKTDWADELKRNPDYAASLVTAEGVERAPSAMVEDFCNTVVKLQGWLKDAEALDKLTYAKLKEDWPVVEGEIPAEAFGIESTATVSADTLTRAERFSWRLTWAINKGDGLHRADVDVIKKKFGKQRKINQALRSIRSIIAGIRQARERSKSDDQRVAEIQVLSEPGKEEDEIRIMSSTWLFKDVDWDRIGHVPALILDASAEPLLLERRFPGIDEVKITVGDGRGVTRLQCFDSWFSYSKFVEGSGYEAGSSADELDKRNQKKRQRCRDHAALMSVLTMVNGEQARWVGPKRVEEEILAHGMPEGSTMHFNATRGLNHFKGCASLVVLSRPSIRRNVAERYAGMLSDRDIDEIENTKEMKPHMYETERRVYEKRNGGRNGYIGEYHPDPVVEAVRRSTSVGEPYQAAKRSRDIWIDEDQQHTQIILSATDVGVVDGTFTREQYQAAASWVGALLGAGIWITGKGGLMDARIRALGSIKRLTGVDVGKMTAEGIDDATQNNPEIKALVAAANEASRNGGSFKILGHVNVDMSDWRTVKVKAEGGSWVNIALHSSHFERGGYELLNTLSELFPDYTLKTSKGILGKKSREWALRGLSDCSNEEKRATSQNDQKTAQKPWFLKRVLLLEGSRFCSSKTVLTRENSFSGEWTPATPRDEVVRSSFFEHNLISTSPAHMAFKGVGESNEQAKRAINRFLDAWAPQLPDAIKVTYTAALGRQKVTADAYVIAESEAEAREKVLKAFPTATFGNEKKPAQKPQKRVVRGSKVEDGKTIKVWPTDAERAVEAGLWGDIDAATAGLNEASIPKNLTDRVTVRTDTGEFAVWVDKNTCIPALREIWPSAELV is encoded by the coding sequence ATGCCCGCTGCGGCCTATGACCCCAATATACTCGCAGAAACTGGCAAAAATCAAGCCCCTTGCGAGACTCAAGCTCCCCAAGATTCACCGTTTCATACGGCTGCGCCTAAATTGGCTGCGGCCGGTTTTGCGTTCTTGCAAGTTGCATACGGCGGAAAGTTGCCAGCGCGCGCAAACAAGGTTCGTCACCCCTGGCAGCCTGATGAAGAATTTGCATGGATCGCACGCAGGCCCGGGTTGCCTTATCCGGAGTGCGGAGATCCGGTTTATAGACCTCTGGACGGCTGGCAGAACGTCACGGCTGAGACCGCTGTCGAGCGACTGAGTGACAATCTCCGCAACCCTTACCCGCACAATATCGGCGTCCTCCTAAACGACGGCTTGGTTTGCGTTGACGTTGACACAGACCACCCCGGAATCGTTGATGCCGTGGAAGATTGGGCGCGCAGCCTGGGCGGTGATTACGTTGCCAAGGTTGGTGGCAAGGGTGTTTCTGTATTTGTCCGACTGGAAGATCCGGACCTTCACTTACCGGGGAAGCTCCATGTCGGCGATCACTTGATCGACATCCTTGCAAGCGGGCGTCAAACAATCGTCCCGCCGTCCATGCACACCTCTGGGAAACGCTATCGCTGGGTTGGCGATGTCGCGCTAGAAGATTCAAGCCTCGATGATCTTCCAAGCCTAAATGAAACCGCATGGCAAGCACTTCTCGATGCGTTGGGCGTTCATGGCGATCTGGCCGGAAAGGGCTCTGCACTTGGCTCCGGTCAAAGCTATGAGAAGGATGGCTTTTCAAAGTACCTGGAAGATCTTGCAACAGAGTCATTCGATCACATGGCGCGGTGGATGCGTCCACTGGAGCTTGCCCGGATACAGCGGGTTGGCAATGGATTCCGCGCGGTCAACACAACCCGCAAATCGTCAACGAACAGGCCTACAGCCCAGCGCACGCAATGGCTTGAGATCTCGCCGGGCCGTGTGGTCGATAAGGCAACCGGTGTTTATGGTATCGCAAAGCTCTATCAAGCAAAGTTCGGAGTCTCATATAATGAGGCCGAGAACATGCTTTTTGAGCTGTTTCAAGATGAAATTGATGAAGAGTTTCCACCGTGGGAACCTGCACCACGTCCGCAACCGGACCCCGACACTCCGAAGCCGATTGACAAGTCAGCCAAGCCCGGCATGCAACGCCACAAAGAGGGCAAGCACGCGCGGCTAAACGACTCCTTGCAGGCTGGCACTGAAGTTTTTGAAGCGATCAACAAGCAGTTTCTGAAAGCCGTCCGCAAATGGTGGGCGGCCAAGGGTGAAGTCCGCAAGGCTAATAAGAAAATAAGAGAGAGCAATGAGGCCTTTGACATCGGACCGAAGCAGGAGCTTCTGGCACACCCGGAACCTCCGCGTCGGGTTGTCAATGGGTCCGCTGGGCTTGGGAAGTCTCAGAACGCCTACATGCTCGCAACTGAATTACTAAAGATTACCGGCAACCGTTCGGAACCTGGGCGCATTCTGTGGCGTATCCCGGACCACGGTCTCGCACGGCAGGCGGTTAAGGAGCTTTCCGGATACCTCAAAGCGGAGGGTTTCAACCCCGATGAGATCATCGGTCACTACAAAGGACCTGATCAGCTGGTCGATCCGGAGAGTGACGACTCCACATTCATGTGCCCGCGCAAGCTGGAGCGGGCGGAGCTGACGATCGCGGGCGGATCTGGAAACGATCTTTGCGGTGACGGCGCCACCGGCTTCTGTCCGCACGCTGCGCGTTGGATTCCTGATGAGTTCCTGGGCAAGCCGGAAGATGAGATTCCAGAATTCAAGAGAGAAGCTCCGGTTTGCGGATACCATAAGCAGAATTGTGCCGGTAAGCGCATCGTCATCGTGGCCGGTGATGCATCGATCGAGAATCTTCCGTCCGGCACTTACCGCCTGGATGATGGCAAGAGGACGTTCTACGGCGAGTTTGACCTTGTGGTCATCGATGAGGTGACACCGACATCGTTTATCGATACCCGCAAGGGCGTAAACGTGGAAAGCCTCAAGACCGATTGGGCAGATGAGCTGAAGCGGAATCCCGACTATGCAGCGTCATTGGTGACGGCGGAGGGTGTAGAACGCGCGCCCAGCGCTATGGTCGAGGACTTCTGCAACACTGTCGTAAAGCTTCAGGGATGGCTGAAGGACGCGGAGGCGCTCGACAAGCTGACATATGCCAAGCTGAAAGAAGATTGGCCGGTTGTTGAGGGCGAGATACCGGCGGAGGCTTTCGGCATCGAGAGCACCGCAACCGTAAGCGCCGATACGCTGACACGGGCGGAGCGGTTCTCCTGGCGTTTGACCTGGGCGATCAACAAGGGCGATGGCCTGCACCGGGCGGACGTTGATGTCATCAAAAAGAAGTTCGGCAAGCAACGGAAAATCAATCAGGCACTCCGGAGCATCCGCAGCATCATCGCCGGTATCCGGCAGGCCCGAGAGCGTTCAAAGAGTGACGATCAAAGAGTCGCTGAGATCCAAGTCCTTTCAGAACCTGGAAAGGAGGAGGATGAAATCCGGATCATGTCGAGCACATGGCTGTTCAAAGATGTCGATTGGGATCGCATTGGTCATGTGCCGGCACTCATTCTTGATGCCAGCGCTGAGCCCCTCCTGCTTGAGAGAAGGTTCCCCGGCATCGATGAGGTGAAGATCACTGTCGGCGATGGGCGGGGCGTTACCCGCCTGCAGTGTTTTGACTCGTGGTTCTCATATTCCAAGTTTGTTGAGGGCTCCGGCTATGAGGCCGGATCGTCGGCGGATGAGCTCGACAAGCGCAATCAAAAGAAGCGGCAACGCTGCCGGGATCATGCTGCACTGATGAGCGTTCTAACCATGGTCAATGGCGAGCAAGCCCGCTGGGTAGGTCCTAAGAGGGTAGAGGAGGAGATCCTTGCGCACGGTATGCCGGAAGGCTCGACAATGCACTTCAACGCAACGCGGGGGCTTAACCACTTCAAGGGGTGCGCTTCTCTTGTCGTTTTGTCGCGGCCGTCAATTCGCCGGAATGTTGCGGAGCGTTATGCCGGGATGCTTTCCGATCGGGATATTGATGAGATTGAAAACACTAAGGAGATGAAACCTCATATGTATGAAACTGAGCGTAGGGTTTATGAAAAGCGCAACGGCGGACGGAATGGTTACATTGGCGAATATCATCCCGACCCCGTGGTCGAGGCTGTTCGGCGATCCACATCCGTTGGTGAACCTTATCAGGCTGCAAAGCGGAGCCGGGACATCTGGATCGATGAAGATCAACAGCATACGCAAATCATCTTAAGCGCAACCGATGTCGGCGTGGTGGATGGCACATTCACCCGAGAACAGTATCAGGCCGCCGCGTCATGGGTTGGTGCGCTCCTGGGGGCTGGCATCTGGATCACCGGCAAGGGTGGTTTGATGGATGCACGTATTCGAGCGCTGGGCTCTATTAAGCGGTTGACCGGCGTGGATGTCGGCAAGATGACTGCGGAGGGGATTGATGACGCCACGCAGAACAACCCAGAAATAAAGGCGCTTGTTGCTGCTGCCAATGAGGCATCCCGCAATGGTGGTTCGTTCAAAATCCTTGGACACGTAAACGTCGATATGTCCGACTGGCGCACGGTTAAGGTGAAGGCTGAAGGTGGTTCGTGGGTGAATATTGCCTTACATTCGTCACATTTTGAGAGGGGTGGCTATGAATTGCTGAACACCCTTAGCGAGCTTTTTCCCGACTATACCCTCAAAACGAGCAAGGGCATTTTGGGCAAAAAGTCCCGTGAATGGGCTCTGAGAGGGTTAAGTGATTGTTCTAATGAAGAAAAACGAGCTACTTCGCAGAATGACCAAAAAACAGCTCAAAAACCGTGGTTCCTAAAGAGAGTACTATTATTAGAGGGTTCACGGTTTTGCAGCTCAAAAACTGTTCTTACGAGAGAGAACTCGTTTTCGGGCGAATGGACACCAGCAACACCACGCGATGAGGTGGTGCGTTCGTCATTTTTCGAACACAATCTAATTTCGACAAGCCCGGCGCATATGGCGTTCAAGGGTGTGGGTGAGAGTAACGAGCAAGCAAAGCGAGCCATCAACCGCTTTCTGGATGCATGGGCTCCGCAGTTGCCGGACGCCATCAAGGTGACGTACACGGCTGCGCTGGGCCGCCAAAAAGTCACGGCTGATGCATACGTCATTGCTGAGAGTGAAGCGGAGGCCCGTGAGAAGGTTCTGAAGGCTTTCCCGACTGCGACGTTTGGCAATGAGAAGAAACCCGCACAGAAGCCTCAGAAACGCGTTGTGAGGGGTTCTAAGGTCGAGGACGGGAAAACCATCAAGGTTTGGCCTACCGACGCTGAGCGGGCTGTGGAAGCTGGTCTCTGGGGTGACATTGACGCTGCCACGGCGGGATTGAATGAGGCATCTATCCCGAAAAATCTAACGGATCGCGTCACCGTCCGCACCGACACCGGCGAGTTTGCAGTCTGGGTGGATAAGAACACCTGCATCCCGGCGTTGCGTGAAATATGGCCCAGCGCTGAGCTTGTCTAA
- a CDS encoding terminase small subunit: MTGKVKRLAPGFSTMYATASQMADILGMSKQNLAKLTQKGILTREENESDLPYNVQNTIQAYALRMREQAAGRSGGGEYDLVSERARETYHKANLAEIKAAEARKEVISRNLILSAWARVMATSRSRLLGLGSRLRKQMPSLTDEQIEIIDNEVHSTLEHLASGGEIAVERVLKDGSTDE, from the coding sequence ATGACGGGCAAGGTAAAACGGCTCGCTCCGGGTTTTAGCACAATGTATGCCACAGCATCGCAGATGGCAGACATCTTGGGGATGTCGAAACAGAACCTTGCGAAGCTGACGCAGAAGGGCATTTTGACCCGCGAGGAGAATGAGAGTGATCTCCCGTACAACGTCCAAAACACAATCCAAGCCTATGCGCTGCGGATGCGAGAGCAAGCGGCCGGAAGATCAGGCGGTGGCGAATATGACCTTGTGTCTGAGCGTGCTCGAGAGACGTATCACAAGGCGAACCTCGCTGAGATAAAGGCCGCTGAAGCCCGCAAAGAGGTGATCAGCCGCAACCTTATCCTGTCCGCCTGGGCGCGCGTAATGGCGACAAGCCGGTCAAGACTCCTGGGGCTGGGTTCGCGACTTAGGAAGCAGATGCCGTCGCTCACAGATGAGCAGATTGAGATTATCGATAACGAGGTGCACAGCACTCTGGAGCATTTGGCTTCAGGTGGCGAGATTGCCGTCGAACGCGTGCTGAAGGATGGCTCGACCGATGAATAA